One genomic region from Bacilli bacterium encodes:
- the mutL gene encoding DNA mismatch repair endonuclease MutL — protein MSKIIVMDNSLANQIAAGEVVERPSSVIKELVENSIDARAKNISVAIENAGRTLIMVEDDGEGMEREDALLSLKRHATSKIHSAFDLFRIKTLGFRGEALPSIASVSKFSLTTSTGAGVGTHILAVEDEMKVEDASLRKGTTIVVEELFYNTPARLKYLKKDYTENASSLEVMQRLALAHPDISFHFAVDGRESFVTTGRGDLLETVMTLYGPFVAKRMLAFNMANNDFSVGGYLGTAELAKSSRYYIITLLNGRNVFMPKVNAAIIDGYHDFIPPSRYPFVILNLKIDPALVDVNVHPSKREVRFSKEDELISDLRQAIPHQLHQANLAYDYQNKDQPLIANPLSEGGHEITEQLELKLSDPGREDDSVPAAAPVFSPKREEIDRQSDNSSVTSMANPASEEPPLKEKENAKPRFSFRALAQINLTYIIAEDDEGGFYLVDQHAANERINYEAFRNQMMKEVVMREPLVPYIIDLSSADALRLSEDKLELLKAVGVEIIPFGSHTYKIVSVPVFKEQYDIQTYVQAMIDQLIHDDHLDLAGLRTHAFATMACKASVRANDRLDLQSMQYLLDRLSRCDNPYACPHGRPTIIHFSRYEIEKMFKRTGV, from the coding sequence ATGAGCAAGATAATAGTCATGGATAATAGCCTTGCTAACCAAATCGCCGCCGGTGAAGTGGTTGAACGGCCAAGTAGTGTAATAAAAGAACTAGTTGAAAATAGTATCGATGCGCGGGCAAAAAACATCTCGGTCGCGATTGAAAATGCCGGACGAACTTTAATTATGGTTGAAGATGACGGCGAGGGAATGGAGCGAGAAGACGCCCTTTTATCGTTGAAACGCCACGCCACGAGTAAAATTCACTCGGCTTTTGATTTGTTTAGAATTAAAACGCTTGGTTTTCGCGGGGAAGCCCTTCCTTCTATCGCCTCGGTTTCAAAATTCTCTTTGACTACTTCGACCGGAGCGGGTGTGGGCACGCATATATTGGCTGTAGAAGATGAGATGAAAGTAGAAGATGCCAGTTTGCGAAAAGGAACGACAATCGTTGTTGAGGAATTGTTTTATAATACGCCTGCGCGCTTGAAATATCTTAAAAAGGATTATACCGAAAACGCTTCTTCCCTTGAAGTGATGCAGCGCTTGGCGCTTGCCCATCCGGATATTAGTTTTCATTTTGCCGTTGATGGGCGGGAAAGTTTCGTTACCACCGGTCGCGGAGATCTTTTGGAAACGGTGATGACCCTGTATGGTCCGTTCGTGGCTAAACGGATGTTGGCATTTAATATGGCTAACAATGATTTTAGTGTCGGAGGATATTTAGGAACAGCAGAATTGGCAAAAAGCAGTCGTTACTACATTATTACGCTTCTTAACGGTCGTAATGTGTTTATGCCCAAAGTAAATGCGGCGATTATCGACGGCTATCATGATTTTATTCCTCCGAGTCGTTATCCGTTTGTAATCTTAAATTTAAAAATTGACCCGGCACTCGTGGATGTAAATGTCCACCCGAGTAAACGGGAAGTCCGGTTTTCAAAAGAAGACGAGCTTATTTCCGATCTTCGTCAGGCGATACCTCACCAGCTTCACCAGGCGAATTTAGCCTATGATTATCAAAACAAAGATCAGCCTTTGATTGCTAATCCACTATCGGAGGGTGGGCACGAAATTACTGAACAGTTAGAGTTAAAACTTTCCGACCCTGGCCGCGAAGATGATTCGGTGCCGGCTGCGGCTCCCGTTTTTAGTCCAAAACGGGAAGAGATTGATAGGCAAAGTGATAATAGCAGCGTGACATCGATGGCAAATCCGGCTAGCGAAGAACCACCACTGAAGGAAAAGGAAAACGCAAAACCGCGTTTTAGTTTTCGAGCGCTCGCGCAGATTAACTTAACCTATATCATTGCCGAAGATGATGAGGGTGGGTTTTATCTTGTTGATCAGCACGCGGCGAATGAGCGCATTAACTATGAAGCTTTTCGCAATCAAATGATGAAGGAAGTAGTAATGCGCGAGCCACTGGTTCCCTATATTATTGATTTGTCATCGGCTGATGCTTTGCGCCTTTCCGAAGATAAACTAGAGTTACTGAAGGCGGTCGGAGTGGAGATTATTCCCTTCGGCAGTCATACCTATAAGATAGTTTCCGTCCCGGTTTTTAAAGAACAATATGATATTCAAACCTATGTTCAGGCGATGATTGATCAGCTTATTCATGATGATCATCTCGATTTAGCCGGCTTGCGAACCCATGCCTTTGCAACGATGGCCTGTAAGGCTTCGGTCCGCGCCAACGACCGCCTTGATCTTCAATCCATGCAATATCTTCTCGATCGGTTAAGCCGCTGTGACAACCCGTATGCTTGTCCACACGGTCGACCGACCATCATCCATTTTTCGCGATATGAAATTGAGAAGATGTTTAAGAGGACGGGAGTATGA
- a CDS encoding YlbF family regulator yields the protein MNNDQFKTALDNLSEHLFSLPLIKEYLFSKSALDNDQVLKAMEKELRVKKKALAQSFNDDTAHQKAKEEYETLQKKFDSYPPLLNFRLLEENVYNLLFELREILRP from the coding sequence GTGAATAACGATCAATTTAAAACTGCCCTCGACAATTTGTCTGAACACCTTTTTTCATTGCCGCTTATTAAGGAATATTTATTTTCGAAATCGGCACTAGACAACGATCAAGTTCTGAAAGCTATGGAGAAAGAACTTAGGGTGAAGAAAAAAGCTTTGGCTCAATCTTTTAACGACGATACTGCTCACCAAAAGGCAAAGGAAGAATATGAGACATTGCAAAAGAAGTTTGATTCGTATCCCCCGCTATTGAACTTTCGGCTTTTAGAAGAGAATGTCTACAATCTCCTCTTTGAATTAAGAGAGATACTTCGCCCTTAA
- the ychF gene encoding redox-regulated ATPase YchF, with product MSLKAGIVGLPNVGKSTLFNAITNSHVEAANYPFATIKPNTGIVTVPDERVDFLTKLFEPKRTIFATFEFYDIAGLVKGASQGEGLGNQFLSHIRECDAIVEVVRCFDNPEIIHVENTIDPKRDIEIINLELVMADLDTVNKRYAKIATKARVAKDKEAIKEAEIDETLIAALQKGIPARAVGNLSDDQRDFVIKNYFLLTMKPIIYVANVSEEDYANPDANKYYQVVKTIAAAEKAEAIPVSCQIEAELSELSSLEKHEYLASLGAKESGLDKVVKASYRLLNLSTFFTVGKDEVRAWTFLNGMSAPNCAGIIHTDFERGFIKAEVYSYGDIHELGSEMAVKEAGKLRIEGKEYRMKDGDIVFFRFNV from the coding sequence ATGTCATTAAAAGCGGGAATTGTCGGGTTGCCTAACGTTGGTAAATCGACTCTTTTCAATGCGATTACCAACTCGCATGTGGAAGCAGCCAATTATCCATTTGCAACTATTAAACCCAACACCGGAATTGTTACCGTTCCCGATGAACGTGTTGATTTCTTAACAAAACTTTTTGAACCAAAACGGACTATTTTTGCCACGTTTGAGTTTTATGATATTGCCGGCCTTGTCAAGGGTGCCAGTCAAGGTGAAGGATTAGGCAATCAGTTCTTATCGCATATTCGCGAGTGCGATGCGATTGTCGAGGTGGTGCGTTGTTTTGATAACCCGGAAATTATCCATGTCGAAAATACAATTGATCCGAAACGTGATATTGAAATAATCAATCTCGAACTAGTTATGGCCGATTTAGATACGGTAAATAAACGCTATGCTAAAATCGCTACCAAAGCCCGGGTAGCTAAGGACAAAGAGGCGATTAAAGAGGCGGAAATCGATGAGACGTTAATTGCCGCTTTACAAAAAGGAATCCCTGCCCGCGCTGTCGGCAATTTGAGTGACGACCAGCGTGATTTTGTTATCAAAAATTACTTTCTTTTGACGATGAAACCGATTATCTATGTCGCTAATGTTTCGGAGGAGGATTACGCTAATCCGGACGCCAATAAATACTATCAAGTTGTCAAGACAATCGCAGCCGCCGAGAAGGCAGAAGCAATTCCTGTCTCTTGTCAAATTGAAGCCGAACTTAGCGAATTATCCTCTTTGGAGAAACATGAGTATTTAGCTTCGCTTGGAGCAAAAGAAAGCGGACTTGATAAGGTTGTCAAGGCTTCCTATCGCTTATTGAATCTATCGACTTTCTTCACTGTGGGTAAGGACGAGGTACGGGCTTGGACTTTCTTAAATGGGATGAGTGCCCCTAATTGTGCGGGAATAATTCATACTGATTTTGAAAGAGGATTCATCAAAGCGGAAGTCTACAGTTATGGTGACATACACGAACTAGGCAGTGAAATGGCCGTTAAAGAAGCCGGAAAATTAAGAATTGAAGGAAAGGAATATCGGATGAAAGATGGTGATATCGTCTTCTTCCGGTTTAATGTATAA
- a CDS encoding cold shock domain-containing protein, with amino-acid sequence MKGTVKMFNAEKGYGFIHSEDGKDVFFHYSSLVMDGFKTAEVGEQVEFDLEQSDRGLRAANIKKVA; translated from the coding sequence ATGAAAGGTACAGTCAAGATGTTCAACGCGGAAAAAGGCTACGGCTTCATTCATAGCGAAGATGGCAAAGATGTCTTTTTCCACTATTCATCACTCGTAATGGACGGTTTCAAAACCGCCGAAGTTGGTGAACAAGTTGAATTCGATTTAGAACAATCTGATCGCGGCTTAAGAGCTGCTAATATCAAGAAAGTTGCTTAA
- a CDS encoding DUF951 domain-containing protein, giving the protein MEFIKIDLFDLVEMKKEHPCQTRSRLFQVVRVGADIKIQCQGCGNIIMMPRFDFNKRLKKIISHHDDVLFVKKDSK; this is encoded by the coding sequence ATGGAATTTATCAAGATTGACCTCTTTGATTTGGTGGAGATGAAAAAAGAGCATCCGTGCCAAACTCGTAGCCGATTATTTCAAGTGGTGCGCGTGGGAGCCGATATTAAGATTCAATGTCAGGGCTGTGGCAACATTATTATGATGCCCCGATTCGATTTCAATAAGCGCTTAAAAAAAATTATCAGTCATCACGATGATGTTTTATTTGTAAAAAAAGATAGTAAATAG
- a CDS encoding ABC transporter ATP-binding protein, which produces MIEIKNLVKSYSKESDILRVPYFCFPDKGFVAIVGASGSGKTTLLNILAGLDNEYRGQVIIDGRVTSKCNLENCVALRLFTVGYLKQSDSLIESLTVKDNITLPLRYGYQVSKEMVEARISTLLSFVGLNDQIMMKKVGKLSGGERQRVALVRALINNPSIILCDEPTGALSGCEKEAIYELLTRLSVNRLVIMVTHDEKGAQIWCQEVITIVNHNLQIKIKSPQKSIEAAFSLLNIKARVQPKLDNTTINHYNRAFDKHRPFRVMIVRFILSFALLSFGLSFSLSDILYSKIKESLTNYLGENQIVVKSRQPIELDDHGYRLEEVNNLCINLDKEMKSGYAYYANWDVFFKTVNQVSVGTDGLIYYLPSFSFINFIEPLLYFEMEDATIYPLSVELNEPEDIILGLPFVDYETVKQALKLPFLSDYSYLGNYLVANPLSIILHLANSNWGYEDEHIFAVRGVFPSDVPRIVVNEVQWTQHFVEEKMGFPTYEHQAKSSINPWEIACQSFVYSQQAEKFIAQAQKDSNLAFTIFDNSATNTFFSTLPDNVRKHRIILYRLRNKAFHRSDLDKMEKILSARGVLTNTGSYFADSGTPVFGFIDTFLVSRNENSLRTIIDELSYLPAQNDPTDYHFPQEIVGGSFINTSTTNLTFSSASGPPLSGEWPQGLKEIALSRSLAVNFFMAESKAPGQTIYLSYPRTLTKLENGYTLRNYEVVAVRVSGVFDLSGNKIIHDSDWSSRFFSEQIGMSPLSLISDGAIISLPINKKIDTVINQLKRAFPDLIVSSPSKEFFMTLNSTLDAVSFVLLIFASLSAIITVMLLFIISGISRLEEQKERMILVHIGIKKTERLKIYQQRNFLLIIKSLFLSWGQFILLSNGMTYFLAQYFHNQFYFAFNLKGFMAMALIAFLLSILSNALLTNKKSHQKA; this is translated from the coding sequence ATGATTGAAATTAAGAATTTAGTTAAATCATATTCTAAGGAAAGTGATATTCTTCGTGTTCCTTACTTTTGTTTTCCCGATAAGGGCTTTGTGGCAATTGTCGGCGCTTCCGGATCGGGGAAAACCACCTTATTAAATATTCTCGCGGGATTAGATAATGAATATCGAGGTCAAGTAATTATCGATGGGCGCGTAACAAGTAAGTGTAATCTTGAAAACTGTGTGGCCCTCCGTTTATTTACGGTAGGTTATTTAAAGCAGAGCGATTCTCTCATCGAAAGTCTGACAGTTAAAGATAACATTACGCTTCCACTTCGATATGGATACCAAGTTTCAAAGGAGATGGTTGAAGCCAGAATTAGCACCCTATTATCGTTTGTCGGTTTAAATGATCAGATAATGATGAAGAAAGTAGGGAAACTAAGCGGTGGAGAGAGGCAAAGAGTGGCCCTTGTACGGGCCTTAATCAATAATCCATCAATCATCCTTTGCGATGAGCCAACGGGGGCCTTAAGCGGATGTGAAAAAGAAGCCATTTATGAGTTACTAACGAGGCTGAGTGTGAATAGACTGGTAATAATGGTCACGCACGATGAAAAAGGCGCTCAAATATGGTGTCAGGAAGTTATTACTATCGTTAATCATAACTTACAAATAAAAATAAAATCACCGCAAAAAAGTATAGAGGCCGCATTTTCCTTGTTAAATATCAAAGCTCGAGTTCAGCCCAAACTTGATAACACAACGATTAATCACTATAACAGGGCATTTGATAAGCATCGCCCGTTTAGAGTAATGATTGTTCGCTTTATTCTCTCCTTCGCGCTTTTAAGTTTCGGTTTGAGTTTTAGCTTGAGCGATATTCTTTATTCGAAAATAAAGGAAAGCTTAACTAACTATCTAGGTGAAAATCAAATTGTTGTCAAAAGCCGACAGCCAATCGAATTGGATGATCACGGATATCGGCTGGAGGAGGTAAATAATCTATGCATAAATCTCGATAAAGAGATGAAGTCGGGATATGCCTATTATGCAAATTGGGATGTTTTTTTTAAGACGGTCAATCAAGTATCAGTTGGTACGGATGGTTTAATATATTATCTGCCATCGTTTTCCTTCATTAATTTTATCGAGCCGTTGCTTTATTTTGAAATGGAAGATGCGACAATTTACCCCTTGAGCGTGGAACTAAATGAGCCGGAGGACATAATACTGGGACTTCCGTTCGTTGATTATGAGACAGTCAAACAAGCTTTAAAATTACCGTTTTTAAGCGATTACTCGTACTTAGGCAACTACCTAGTGGCCAATCCCTTGTCGATAATACTTCATTTGGCCAATTCAAACTGGGGATATGAAGATGAGCACATATTTGCCGTTCGAGGTGTCTTTCCTTCAGATGTGCCCCGCATTGTGGTCAATGAAGTTCAATGGACTCAGCATTTTGTCGAGGAAAAGATGGGTTTTCCCACGTATGAACACCAGGCGAAGTCCTCAATTAATCCGTGGGAGATTGCATGTCAAAGTTTTGTCTATAGCCAACAAGCGGAAAAGTTTATAGCGCAGGCGCAAAAAGACAGTAATCTAGCTTTTACCATTTTCGACAATAGCGCAACGAATACTTTCTTTTCCACTTTGCCGGATAACGTAAGAAAACACCGCATTATTTTATATCGATTGCGTAACAAAGCCTTTCATCGCAGTGACTTGGATAAAATGGAAAAAATTTTGTCAGCGCGGGGGGTACTTACCAACACGGGAAGTTACTTTGCTGACAGTGGAACTCCTGTTTTTGGATTTATCGATACTTTTTTAGTCAGTCGAAATGAGAACAGTTTAAGAACTATAATTGATGAACTATCGTATTTACCGGCCCAAAATGATCCAACTGATTATCATTTTCCGCAGGAAATAGTAGGCGGATCATTTATTAATACAAGCACAACCAATCTAACGTTTTCCTCCGCTTCCGGTCCCCCTCTTTCAGGTGAATGGCCCCAGGGTTTGAAAGAAATCGCCCTTTCGCGCTCCTTGGCTGTAAACTTCTTTATGGCGGAGAGTAAAGCTCCAGGACAAACGATTTACTTATCATATCCCAGGACACTCACCAAACTTGAAAATGGCTACACACTTCGAAATTATGAAGTAGTCGCGGTAAGAGTAAGTGGTGTTTTTGATCTTTCGGGTAACAAGATAATTCATGACTCCGATTGGTCATCCCGTTTCTTTAGCGAACAAATTGGCATGTCGCCTTTATCCTTAATAAGTGACGGAGCAATCATTTCTCTTCCGATCAATAAAAAAATAGATACGGTTATCAATCAATTAAAAAGGGCCTTTCCTGATCTGATTGTTTCCTCCCCCAGCAAGGAGTTCTTTATGACGCTGAACTCGACGCTAGATGCGGTAAGTTTTGTCCTTTTGATATTTGCTTCCCTATCTGCAATTATTACCGTTATGCTGTTGTTTATCATTAGCGGCATTTCCCGATTAGAAGAGCAAAAAGAAAGAATGATTCTTGTGCATATCGGAATAAAAAAGACCGAAAGATTAAAAATATATCAGCAAAGAAATTTTCTTTTGATTATTAAATCTCTATTTCTATCCTGGGGACAATTTATCTTGCTTTCTAACGGAATGACATATTTTTTAGCCCAGTATTTTCATAATCAATTTTACTTTGCCTTTAATCTCAAAGGTTTTATGGCCATGGCCTTAATTGCTTTTTTACTTTCTATCCTTAGTAACGCTCTACTAACCAACAAAAAAAGCCATCAAAAAGCGTGA
- the miaA gene encoding tRNA (adenosine(37)-N6)-dimethylallyltransferase MiaA codes for MIYVIAGPTGSGKSALALKLAEEINGVIVNGDAFQVYKEMDIGTAKPSSEQRERIPHRLYDFVDLETDYNVFLYQAAARKIIATEKRPLIFVGGTGLYLRATFFDYDFNPLPPVDMAPFEKLSADNRYQVLRDLDPITAAKLHPNNERRVLRAIEIALASGENKSSLEAKQEHRLLYDVEFIGVDYDRNHLYELINLRVDRMIEQGLFAEADQIFSRHSPLKHAAQAIGYHQILLGRAEKKSEAEIVEDIKKASRNYAKRQMTFFRHQLPMHWFKSWDEAYKYIIEERNKNGIYQD; via the coding sequence ATGATTTATGTCATTGCGGGGCCGACGGGATCAGGTAAATCGGCCTTGGCATTAAAACTGGCGGAGGAGATTAACGGCGTGATCGTCAACGGCGACGCTTTTCAAGTTTATAAAGAAATGGATATCGGAACGGCAAAACCATCAAGCGAGCAACGGGAACGAATTCCTCATCGACTTTATGATTTTGTGGATTTAGAAACTGATTACAACGTTTTTCTTTATCAAGCGGCCGCCCGCAAAATCATTGCCACCGAAAAGCGTCCACTGATTTTTGTCGGTGGAACAGGCCTGTATTTACGGGCAACTTTTTTTGACTACGATTTTAACCCGCTTCCGCCGGTTGATATGGCTCCGTTTGAAAAATTGAGTGCCGATAATCGCTACCAAGTGCTGCGGGATCTCGATCCGATTACCGCGGCAAAGCTCCATCCCAATAATGAACGTCGTGTTCTACGGGCAATTGAGATAGCTTTGGCAAGCGGTGAAAATAAAAGTTCTTTGGAAGCCAAACAGGAACATAGACTTCTTTACGATGTTGAATTTATCGGTGTTGACTATGATCGCAATCACCTTTATGAACTAATTAATTTACGGGTGGATCGAATGATTGAACAGGGGCTGTTTGCGGAGGCTGATCAGATATTTAGCCGCCATTCCCCGCTTAAGCATGCCGCCCAAGCCATCGGTTATCATCAAATTCTGCTTGGTCGGGCGGAGAAAAAAAGCGAGGCTGAGATAGTCGAGGATATAAAAAAAGCCAGTCGGAACTATGCCAAAAGACAGATGACTTTTTTCCGTCATCAATTGCCGATGCATTGGTTTAAGAGTTGGGACGAGGCCTATAAATATATTATTGAGGAGCGAAACAAGAATGGAATTTATCAAGATTGA
- the mutS gene encoding DNA mismatch repair protein MutS has protein sequence MKNKKEPYTPMMMQYLSIKKKYPDTLILFRLGDFYELFFDDAKLASRVLSLALTGKNAGAQDRVPMCGVPYHAIKSYIAKLIANGYKVGIVEQMEDPAEAVGLVDRDVVQIITPGAFIDYDGSENNYIASLDETEFNFVLAYCDLSTGELYVTNVEHDEHSLLSALDNIATKELVVKTDFSEKILEAIRSHRGILISREDQQTLTLEQEPLLNEVQDLFQMKAVIRLVTYLQETQRRQLSYLRPAVVIKASKTLQIDAFSRLNLELTRTIRSEEKYGSLFWLLDDTKTAMGARELKKWINAPSSDLNEILRRQNIVSTLIANFLSRDELRDYLNEVYDLERLIARISFGNANGRDLLQLKNSLAIVPSIKSKIAAVNNGNLINLAAKMNPLEDICRLIEKAVSAEAPITIREGGIFNPGYNQELDELLDIAHNSKKYIASLEAKERERTGIKNLRIGFNKVFGYYIEISNSFKPLIKDEYGYIRKQTTVNGERFITEELKEKEALILSADEKQKKLEYQLFVELRDTISHRTLEIQNLANALAELDVLASLAEVSAKNRYVAPTFNHERKVEIIDGKHPVIDKVLKQSKFVANDIMMDAKTDVLLITGPNMGGKSTYMREMALIVILAQIGSFVPSKSASLPVFDQIFTRIGASDDLVSGQSTFMVEMSETNYALRHASSDSLLLFDEIGRGTSTFDGMALAQAIIEYVTSKIHAKTLFSTHYHELTKIDGDLLGIKNIHVEVKEENDHVTFLYKVLPGSMNKSYGINVARLAHLPDDLLARATVILSTLEKKEVPFSSPTENIASITEDPWIDEVRKIDPLAMTPLEALNFLYDIKKKM, from the coding sequence ATGAAAAATAAAAAAGAACCTTATACCCCGATGATGATGCAATATTTATCGATTAAGAAGAAGTATCCGGACACGCTTATTCTTTTTCGCTTAGGGGATTTTTATGAATTGTTTTTTGATGATGCCAAACTCGCCAGTCGCGTGCTTTCACTGGCACTTACAGGAAAAAATGCCGGGGCTCAGGATCGAGTTCCGATGTGCGGCGTTCCTTATCATGCGATCAAGAGTTATATCGCAAAACTAATTGCCAACGGATATAAAGTCGGAATTGTCGAGCAGATGGAAGATCCGGCCGAAGCGGTTGGCTTGGTGGACCGGGATGTGGTGCAAATCATTACTCCGGGAGCTTTCATTGATTACGATGGCAGTGAAAATAATTATATTGCGTCTTTAGATGAAACGGAATTTAACTTTGTCCTTGCCTACTGCGACCTTTCGACAGGTGAACTATATGTGACTAACGTTGAGCATGATGAACACTCTCTTTTGAGCGCTCTTGACAATATAGCCACCAAAGAATTGGTGGTAAAGACGGATTTTTCTGAAAAAATTTTGGAGGCTATTCGCTCTCATCGCGGAATATTAATCAGCCGCGAAGATCAACAAACGCTTACTTTGGAACAGGAACCGCTGTTAAATGAGGTGCAGGATCTTTTTCAAATGAAGGCCGTGATTCGCCTCGTTACCTATCTTCAAGAAACACAGCGTCGGCAGTTGAGTTATCTTCGCCCGGCGGTAGTAATCAAAGCAAGTAAAACACTGCAGATTGATGCTTTTTCCCGTTTAAACTTAGAGTTGACGCGGACGATACGCAGCGAGGAAAAATACGGTTCTCTTTTTTGGCTTCTCGATGACACTAAAACGGCGATGGGCGCGCGGGAATTAAAAAAATGGATCAATGCCCCCAGCAGTGATTTAAATGAGATTCTCAGACGTCAAAATATTGTTTCAACCTTGATAGCCAATTTTTTATCGCGCGATGAACTGCGAGATTATTTAAATGAGGTATATGATCTTGAACGGCTTATTGCGCGGATATCTTTCGGAAATGCCAATGGGCGCGACCTTTTGCAGTTAAAGAACTCGCTGGCAATTGTCCCTTCAATTAAGAGCAAAATTGCTGCCGTTAACAATGGCAATCTTATTAATCTGGCCGCTAAAATGAACCCCTTGGAGGACATCTGCCGCTTAATAGAAAAGGCGGTATCGGCGGAAGCGCCAATTACGATTCGGGAAGGTGGAATTTTTAATCCCGGATATAATCAAGAATTGGATGAACTGCTGGATATTGCCCACAATTCCAAAAAATACATCGCTTCTTTGGAAGCGAAGGAACGGGAACGGACCGGAATAAAGAATCTTCGTATTGGATTCAACAAAGTTTTCGGTTATTACATTGAAATTTCCAATTCCTTTAAACCGCTTATTAAGGATGAATACGGATATATTCGCAAACAGACGACGGTCAACGGCGAACGTTTCATCACCGAGGAGTTAAAGGAAAAGGAAGCGTTGATTCTCTCTGCGGATGAAAAGCAAAAAAAACTCGAATATCAGCTGTTTGTTGAACTCCGCGATACCATCAGTCATCGCACCCTTGAAATTCAAAATCTGGCTAATGCGTTAGCCGAATTAGACGTTTTGGCTTCTTTAGCTGAAGTTTCGGCCAAAAACCGCTACGTAGCTCCGACTTTTAATCATGAGCGAAAAGTGGAAATTATCGACGGCAAGCATCCGGTTATAGACAAGGTGCTCAAACAATCAAAATTTGTCGCAAATGATATTATGATGGATGCCAAAACGGATGTTTTGTTGATTACCGGCCCCAACATGGGCGGTAAATCAACCTATATGCGGGAGATGGCTTTAATCGTTATTCTTGCTCAAATAGGGTCGTTTGTTCCATCTAAAAGCGCTTCACTTCCGGTTTTTGATCAAATATTTACGCGGATTGGCGCGAGTGATGATTTGGTAAGTGGTCAATCGACTTTTATGGTTGAAATGAGCGAGACGAATTATGCGCTTCGCCACGCCAGTTCCGACTCGCTGCTGCTTTTTGATGAGATTGGAAGAGGAACTTCAACTTTTGATGGCATGGCTTTAGCCCAAGCCATTATTGAATACGTTACAAGCAAAATTCACGCCAAAACACTTTTTTCGACTCATTATCATGAATTGACAAAAATCGATGGAGACTTACTCGGAATTAAGAATATTCACGTTGAAGTAAAAGAGGAAAATGACCATGTCACCTTCCTTTATAAGGTTCTTCCCGGATCGATGAACAAGTCTTATGGCATCAATGTGGCCAGATTGGCGCATCTTCCAGATGATCTTTTAGCACGGGCGACGGTTATTTTATCGACTTTGGAAAAGAAGGAAGTACCTTTTTCTTCACCGACGGAAAACATTGCTTCGATCACGGAAGATCCATGGATTGATGAAGTACGGAAAATCGATCCGTTGGCGATGACACCGCTGGAGGCTTTAAATTTTCTATATGATATTAAAAAGAAAATGTGA
- a CDS encoding ATP-binding cassette domain-containing protein, with protein MDINFNSVSYSILDGEKRRIILNQITYCFKSPGLYIIVGASGSGKTTILNLLCRMLKPERGAVELIDQGHVLNSDGHFNLGKAFAFVYQKKLLLGFLNVRNNLSLAYELAGYAPFIAIKKSRELLKKNNLLHLCNRKVTTLSGGEKARISLLRSVALETPILLADEPTGELDLANAQSICHRLYSLAKEKLVIVVTHNQELFSAYDNATFLGLERQKLRTIDRRGASD; from the coding sequence ATGGATATAAACTTCAATAGTGTAAGTTACTCAATTTTGGATGGTGAAAAGAGACGAATAATTCTAAATCAAATCACATATTGTTTTAAATCTCCGGGCCTTTATATTATCGTAGGGGCGTCCGGCTCGGGAAAAACGACCATTCTTAATTTACTTTGTCGAATGCTGAAGCCAGAAAGAGGAGCAGTGGAATTAATCGATCAGGGTCACGTATTAAACTCTGACGGGCATTTTAATCTTGGAAAAGCATTTGCCTTTGTCTATCAAAAAAAATTATTACTCGGCTTTTTAAATGTTCGCAATAATCTGTCTTTAGCCTATGAATTGGCGGGATATGCTCCCTTTATAGCAATAAAAAAGAGTCGTGAACTCTTGAAAAAAAACAATTTATTGCACTTATGCAACCGCAAGGTGACAACTTTATCGGGAGGAGAGAAAGCCCGTATCTCGTTGTTGAGAAGCGTAGCTTTAGAAACGCCTATTTTATTGGCGGACGAGCCGACGGGCGAACTGGATTTAGCCAATGCTCAATCAATTTGTCACCGCCTATATTCGCTTGCCAAAGAAAAACTGGTAATTGTCGTCACGCATAATCAAGAACTGTTTTCCGCTTATGACAACGCCACTTTTCTTGGGCTTGAAAGACAAAAACTCCGGACGATAGATAGGCGCGGAGCAAGCGACTGA